The genomic segment CCCCGCCGCCTTCGTTGATGTGGTTCAAATAGGCCTTGGCTCCGAGCACGGTCTGCGTGCCCAGAGCGTTGGCGGGGCCCTCGAGCGCAGCGCAGGAGCCAATGAGGATCTCGGACGCCGTGACACCCTCCGTCTGGGCAGAGCTGGTCCGGGCAGCGGCGAGGAGGGCGGCCCCGCTCAAGAGCAGGGATGCCAAACGCCGGCGGGTCGGTCTCCCGGACCTGCGGCCATCGCGCATATCGGCCGTGCTCTCTGCGCCTGAGCTCATCTCGTAAGCGGGAGGAAGCTGGAGCGAGACTACTCCCGCGCCCGCGTCGGGGTCAACTCTGCGTCTTCCCGCAGCATCCTAGTGGCCCGCATGAGGCAAATCGATCGAAAGCCTGGATACATTGTGAGGGGCCCCTGTAACTCAACTTGATTGGCCGAGCCTCCTGGAGCCAGCGCTGATGTCATCCTTGGGGAAACGATGACATGTGGAGATGATGCGCGTACCGCCCGGCCTCCCGACCGGTCGGGGTATGATCGAAGTCAACCGTGGCGGAGAAGCCGGTCGACAACACGCCGCGGGGACGGCTGCGCGCCCTTTACGACTGGGTGACGGGAGCGGTGCTGTCTCCGCATCCCTCTTCGATGCTCGAGATCACGCCCCCCCGCGAGGGCGTGCCCGCTCGCATCGGGCACTATGCGATTGCCCGGAAGCTTGGAGAAGGCGGGATGGGCGTCGTGTACGAGGCTCGCGACGAGCGGCTGGAGCGCACGGTCGCCGTCAAGAAGATGTCGTCGCTCGTGGGCGACGAGACGGCGCGCAAGCGCTTTTGGCGCGAAGCCCGGGCCGCGGCCGGGGTCAACCACCCTAACGTCTGCCAGCTCTACGAGATCGGCGAGGACAGCGGCGAGCTGTTCATCGTCATGGAGCTCCTGGAGGGGGAGGCCCTTTCCGAGCGGCTGCGGCGAGGACCTCTGAGTGTCGCCGAGACCGTGCCGATCGGCCTGGGAATACTGGCCGCCCTCTCGGCGCTGCACGCTCGCGCCATCATCCACCGCGACCTGAAGCCGTCCAACGTGTTTCTCACCCCCCACGGCGTCAAGCTCCTCGACTTCGGCCTCGCGCGGCCGAGCGACGCGGAGCTCGCGCGATCGCTCAGCTCGGCCGCGGAGCTCACGCGCACCGGAATGCTGATAGGCACCCCCCGCTACATGGCTCCCGAGCAGGTGACAGGGGAAGGCGTGGACGCCCGCAGCGACCTGTTCGCGGTGGGGGCCATCCTGTTCGAAATGCTTGCCGGCCGCCCGGCGTTCGGCGGCCGTAACGTCGTGGAGATCCTCCACGCCACCCTATACGAACAGCCCCCGGCCCTCACGGGCTCGCCGGCCGTGGCCGCGGCCGACCGTGTGATCCGCCGGGCGCTGGCCAAGCGTCCCGCGGAGCGACCGGCATCGGCCGATGTCATGACGGAGGAGCTGCGCGCGGTCCGCGGCACCAACGGGGACGACACGCCGGCGCTGGCCCGCGCGCTGACGC from the Vicinamibacteria bacterium genome contains:
- a CDS encoding ABC transporter permease, with amino-acid sequence MSGAALLAAARTSSAQTEGVTASEILIGSCAALEGPANALGTQTVLGAKAYLNHINEGGG